Below is a genomic region from Panthera tigris isolate Pti1 chromosome E1, P.tigris_Pti1_mat1.1, whole genome shotgun sequence.
CCTTAAACCATCACATCACTCAGCCTCTGTGTGGACGCAGGCTCGTGCTTTCCGGACCCACGGGAACACACGTGACTCACGAAAGCCAGCAGCCCCCCCTCCGCCAACTGAGCGGGTCCCCTTAGCTCTTCCTGGCACCTGCCAGTTTGAGCACGCCAGTGTGGCTGAAATCAATGGCACTGCGGTCAGTACCAGTAAAGCTCTTTGCTAACCTTACACACCAAAATACAATGAATAAGTGAACACTAAGGGCACatttttgtgaggtttttttttttttttttttttttttttttttagcaaatgtaTTCTTCCTCCATTATTTCAAAAAAGATTGAACAGCCAAAAGTTAAATCTCCCCTTACCACAAAAGTAAAGAGAATCATGCATCCAGGCGATCTGATGGGACTTCTGCACACACACTCGTTTTCTCTCTCCAGGCGCCCTGCAGCCCCAGGACCTTGTCCTCGGCAGGTGAGTtttgtccacccccccccccggccccccagcctTGGGCACCTTCCCCGATCAGGGCATCGTGACCTGCCTCTCAGTCCTCCTAGCCTGAATGCTCCTCCCTCATGGCCTTCACGAGCCAGTCCCGTTCCGTCCCCTGCTCAGAGTCGCTCGTGTCGCTGGCCTCCACGACCAGCAGTTTTGAGTAGTTGATTCTCTGCTCCTGGGGCAGTGTCCGCTGGACGGACAGGAACAGGGCCAGCCAGAGCAACAGGCCCACGCAGCAGGCCTGGTACAGAACGGCCAGGCTGAAGGACATCACCACGAAGCCCCCCGCAAAGCTGCCCAGGCTGGACCCGCCCCCGTAAAAGTGGCCTTGGAACATGGCACTCAGGGGCCTCTCCATTCCGGGAGAGGCCAGGTGCTCGACCGAGGCCTTCACCGCCCACCCCAGAGCCCCGCTGCTGATGGCGCTCAAGGTCTGAGCGGGGAGGACGGACCACCAGTTCCAGAGGAAGGCGTAGTAGAGTAGCTGCCCCGCCagacagcccagccccagccccacggTGCCCACCCTGGTCAGTTTCCTAAGCAACGTCGCTCTGAACGGATGGACCACAATCTCCCCCAGCCAGCCCAGCGCCACCGAGAAACCCATGACCAGCTCGCTGCTCCCGCGGTCCTTCATGTGCCAGAACAGAAAGTTCTGTACCGTGCTGGTGGCGGCTCCTATCAGGAAGACAGTGAGGGCCAGGAGGGTGAGGCGGGGGTCGCCGGCCACCAGAGACAGCGCCTTGACGGTTTTGTAGCTGGGCTCCCGCCGCCTGCACGTGGGGACGGGAAAGGCGATGCTCACCAGTAAAGCCAGCGTGCTGACCAGTGAGTAGCCGTAGAAGTGCAACACACCCCGGGGGCCATTTGTCACCAGGGAGCATTCCAGCCGTCCCGCCAAGGCTGCGATGCCACAGGCCCCCGTGGACATGCCCAGCAGCCTCCAGATCCACAGGCTTCTGTAGCGGTCCGCGGCGTCCACACAGTCTAGGTACTCATAAAGGCTGTCGTCTGCCACCTGCTCCAGAGGGGCCGTCAGCAGCTCCCAGAACACCATGGAccccagggagaggaagaaggtcCACCGCAGCCCTTCCGAGGACAGGCCAAGGGCCCGGGCGTGGCCCTCGGCTGCCGACCAGTTGGCTGGGCTTCCCAGCGCTGTACCTCCAGCAAGCAAAGGGAGGGCGGTCCCGCCCACCTTAAAAGCCCCT
It encodes:
- the MFSD6L gene encoding major facilitator superfamily domain-containing protein 6-like, which translates into the protein MSANPQWDVSRALGVARLFHLVCGVRDACVTPFLTLYLRQLGLAAPWVGILMGTKHLIAAFWGPFCAFLAKSYQKRRVLLMGSLLGSAGASLLLVLVPPLDKDLRSGSCNASDGATPTAPPPPPGAALTGTFASNQPPGAPSPASKSSPRTVEASGVGKGPAGSVHEPSGHPPGHAVGSVEGARTTSLAVHPVTSGVKAPSRQGAFKVGGTALPLLAGGTALGSPANWSAAEGHARALGLSSEGLRWTFFLSLGSMVFWELLTAPLEQVADDSLYEYLDCVDAADRYRSLWIWRLLGMSTGACGIAALAGRLECSLVTNGPRGVLHFYGYSLVSTLALLVSIAFPVPTCRRREPSYKTVKALSLVAGDPRLTLLALTVFLIGAATSTVQNFLFWHMKDRGSSELVMGFSVALGWLGEIVVHPFRATLLRKLTRVGTVGLGLGCLAGQLLYYAFLWNWWSVLPAQTLSAISSGALGWAVKASVEHLASPGMERPLSAMFQGHFYGGGSSLGSFAGGFVVMSFSLAVLYQACCVGLLLWLALFLSVQRTLPQEQRINYSKLLVVEASDTSDSEQGTERDWLVKAMREEHSG